Proteins found in one Streptococcus anginosus subsp. whileyi MAS624 genomic segment:
- a CDS encoding DUF6556 family protein, whose product MENYSRKNKTSNTKEEKTPTRHHIKKGLSAFQKTLATIGSILGIITATITILTFMNNNKSDTKTKSSQTTQTTIIKEIQKETTTDGAKSSDTTAASQGETETSSASSDTTQSSNTSSDTSSSQTSSTTTDNDTNTTTSSSSN is encoded by the coding sequence ATGGAAAATTATTCTCGAAAAAACAAAACTTCAAATACAAAAGAAGAAAAAACGCCTACTCGTCATCATATCAAAAAAGGACTTTCTGCTTTTCAGAAGACCCTTGCTACGATTGGGAGTATTCTTGGGATTATCACTGCAACAATTACAATCTTGACTTTCATGAACAATAATAAATCTGATACCAAGACAAAAAGTAGCCAGACGACACAAACAACTATTATCAAAGAAATTCAGAAAGAAACAACAACAGACGGGGCTAAGTCTAGCGACACAACAGCTGCAAGTCAAGGCGAGACAGAAACGAGTAGCGCTAGTTCTGACACCACGCAGTCTAGTAATACATCAAGCGATACTAGCTCTAGTCAGACAAGCAGCACAACGACTGACAACGACACAAATACAACTACTTCAAGCTCTAGCAATTAA
- a CDS encoding ABC transporter substrate-binding protein, producing MKKLYSFLMGIVAIILVLWGMSYHIESRTKSGSGDKLVIYNWGDYIDPELLTKFTKETGIQVQYETFDSNESMYTKIKQGGTTYDIAIPSEYMISKMMSEYLLEKLDHSKIKGLENIGKRFLNQSFDPKNQYSIPYFWGTLGIVYNTELVKTVPKHWSDLWRPEYKNSIMMIDGAREVMGVGLNALGYSLNSKNTKQLQEAVDKLYTLTPNIKAIVADEMKGYMIQNNAAIGVSFSGEARQMLEKNDKLRYVVPTEASNIWFDNIVIPKTVKNKKAAYQFINFMLRPENAYKNALYVGYSTPNMPAKAMLPKEIQEDKAFYPDEETLKHLEVYQQLGAKWLGIYNDLYLQVKMYRK from the coding sequence ATGAAAAAGCTCTATTCATTTTTAATGGGCATTGTTGCCATTATCCTTGTTCTCTGGGGAATGAGTTATCACATTGAAAGTCGGACAAAAAGCGGCTCTGGTGACAAACTGGTTATCTACAATTGGGGAGACTATATTGATCCAGAGTTACTGACGAAGTTCACCAAAGAAACCGGTATCCAAGTCCAATATGAAACCTTTGATTCTAACGAATCCATGTACACCAAGATTAAGCAAGGCGGGACAACCTACGATATTGCCATTCCCAGTGAATATATGATTTCTAAAATGATGTCGGAATACTTACTAGAAAAGTTGGATCATTCAAAAATTAAAGGGTTGGAAAATATCGGAAAACGGTTTTTAAATCAATCATTTGATCCTAAAAATCAATACTCTATTCCTTACTTTTGGGGAACGCTTGGGATTGTCTACAACACAGAATTAGTCAAAACAGTTCCTAAGCATTGGAGTGATTTGTGGCGACCTGAATATAAAAACTCTATCATGATGATTGATGGAGCGCGCGAGGTAATGGGTGTTGGGTTAAATGCTTTAGGTTATAGCCTAAATTCCAAAAATACTAAGCAATTACAAGAAGCAGTTGATAAGCTTTATACGTTGACACCGAATATCAAAGCAATTGTAGCAGACGAAATGAAAGGCTATATGATTCAAAACAATGCGGCGATTGGCGTTAGTTTTTCAGGTGAAGCACGGCAAATGTTGGAAAAGAATGACAAGCTTCGCTATGTTGTCCCAACAGAAGCCAGCAATATTTGGTTTGACAATATCGTTATTCCAAAAACCGTCAAAAATAAAAAAGCTGCTTATCAATTTATTAACTTTATGTTAAGACCTGAAAATGCCTATAAAAATGCTTTGTATGTTGGCTACTCAACGCCTAACATGCCTGCTAAGGCGATGCTGCCAAAAGAAATCCAAGAAGACAAAGCCTTTTACCCAGATGAGGAAACTCTGAAGCACTTAGAAGTTTATCAACAACTCGGTGCTAAGTGGCTAGGAATTTATAATGACTTGTATCTTCAAGTGAAAATGTATCGGAAATAA
- a CDS encoding ABC transporter permease, whose protein sequence is MKKTASIYLTVIFLILYLPIFYLIGYAFNAGDDMNKFTGFSLTHFQNMFSDTRLMLILAQTFFLAFLSSLIATAIGTFGAIYIYQAKKKYQDAFLSVNNILMVAPDVMIGASFLILFTTIKFQLGFLSVLASHIAFSIPIVVLMILPRLKEMNDDMIKAAYDLGASQVQMLKEIMLPYLTPAIIAGYFMAFTYSLDDFAVTFFVTGNGFSTLSVEIYSRARQGISLEINALSALVFLFSILLVIGYYFISREKEDAV, encoded by the coding sequence ATGAAAAAAACTGCTAGTATTTATTTAACAGTCATCTTCTTAATTCTTTATTTGCCGATTTTTTATTTGATTGGCTATGCCTTTAATGCTGGTGACGATATGAACAAGTTCACAGGCTTTAGTCTGACGCATTTTCAAAATATGTTCAGTGATACTCGCTTGATGCTCATTTTAGCGCAGACCTTTTTCTTAGCATTTCTATCTTCTTTGATTGCAACAGCAATCGGAACGTTTGGTGCCATTTATATTTATCAAGCTAAAAAGAAATACCAAGATGCCTTTTTATCGGTTAATAATATCCTCATGGTGGCGCCAGATGTCATGATTGGGGCAAGTTTCTTAATTCTTTTTACAACTATCAAATTTCAATTAGGTTTTCTATCCGTTTTGGCGAGTCATATTGCCTTTTCAATTCCTATCGTCGTCTTGATGATATTGCCACGGCTAAAAGAGATGAATGATGACATGATTAAGGCAGCCTATGATTTAGGGGCAAGCCAAGTTCAGATGTTAAAAGAAATCATGTTGCCCTATTTGACACCAGCCATTATTGCAGGGTATTTTATGGCTTTTACCTATTCCTTGGATGATTTTGCAGTGACTTTCTTTGTGACAGGAAATGGCTTCTCAACCTTGTCTGTTGAAATTTACTCGCGGGCTCGGCAAGGAATTTCGCTAGAAATCAATGCTCTTTCTGCTTTGGTATTTCTGTTTAGTATTCTTTTAGTGATTGGCTATTACTTTATTTCTCGTGAGAAGGAGGATGCGGTATGA
- a CDS encoding ABC transporter permease — MKKTTSNLFVAPYILWILLFVLAPVAMIVWQSFFNIEGHFTLENYKTYFTSQNLTYLKMSLNSVLYAGIITVVTLVISYPTAFLLTQLKHRQLWLMLIILPTWVNLLLKAYAFIGIFGQNGSVNQFLSFIGIGPQQILFTDFSFIFVASYIELPFMILPIFNVLEDMDQNLINASYDLGANRWETFCRVVFPLSMNGVRSGVQSVFIPSLSLFMLTRLIGGNRVITLGTAIEQHFLTTQNWGMGSTIGVVLIVAMLIIMWATKERRER; from the coding sequence ATGAAGAAAACAACCTCTAATCTTTTTGTTGCTCCTTATATTCTTTGGATTTTATTATTTGTATTGGCACCTGTTGCCATGATTGTTTGGCAGTCGTTTTTCAATATCGAAGGTCATTTCACCCTTGAAAACTACAAGACTTACTTCACTTCGCAAAATCTGACTTATCTCAAAATGAGTTTGAACTCTGTTTTATATGCGGGGATTATCACAGTTGTCACTTTAGTAATCAGTTACCCAACTGCATTTTTATTGACGCAACTAAAGCACAGACAGCTTTGGTTGATGCTCATCATCTTGCCGACATGGGTCAATCTACTTCTCAAAGCTTACGCTTTTATCGGGATTTTTGGACAAAATGGTTCAGTCAATCAGTTTTTAAGTTTTATCGGGATTGGTCCTCAGCAAATTTTGTTCACAGACTTTTCTTTTATTTTTGTAGCCAGTTATATTGAGCTGCCCTTTATGATATTGCCGATTTTTAATGTTTTAGAGGATATGGATCAAAATCTGATCAATGCTAGCTATGATCTTGGTGCCAACCGTTGGGAAACCTTTTGTCGTGTCGTTTTTCCTTTATCCATGAATGGAGTGAGAAGTGGAGTTCAGTCTGTCTTTATTCCTAGCCTCAGTCTTTTTATGTTGACGCGTTTGATTGGTGGCAATCGCGTTATTACGCTAGGTACAGCTATTGAGCAGCATTTTTTGACTACACAAAATTGGGGAATGGGCTCAACCATTGGTGTTGTCTTGATTGTAGCCATGCTTATCATCATGTGGGCAACAAAAGAAAGGAGAGAACGATGA
- a CDS encoding ABC transporter ATP-binding protein has protein sequence MNKPIIEFKNVSKVFEDNNTVVLKDINFELEEGKFYTLLGASGSGKSTILNIIAGLLDASSGDVFLDGVRINDIPTNKRDVHTVFQSYALFPHMTVFENVAFPLRLRKVEKQEIERRVAEVLKMVRLDGFEKRSIRKLSGGQRQRVAIARAIVNEPRVVLLDEPLSALDLKLRKDMQYELRELQQRLGITFVFVTHDQEEALAMSDWIFVMNDGEIVQSGTPVDIYDEPINHFVATFIGESNILPGKMIEDYLVEFNGKRFEAVDGGMRPNEQVEVVIRPEDLRITLPEEGKLQVKVDTQLFRGVHYEIIAYDELGNEWMIHSTRKAIVGEEIGLDFEPEDIHIMRLNETEEEFDARIEEYVEMEEQEAGLINAIEEERDEENNL, from the coding sequence TTGAACAAACCAATCATTGAATTTAAAAACGTATCAAAAGTTTTTGAGGATAATAATACAGTCGTCTTAAAAGACATCAATTTTGAATTAGAAGAAGGGAAGTTTTATACTCTTTTAGGTGCTTCTGGATCAGGAAAATCAACCATTCTAAATATCATCGCTGGCTTGTTGGATGCGTCCAGCGGTGATGTTTTTCTTGACGGCGTCCGAATCAACGATATTCCGACCAACAAACGTGATGTGCATACGGTGTTTCAGTCCTATGCCCTTTTTCCGCACATGACTGTTTTTGAAAATGTGGCATTTCCGTTGCGTTTGCGTAAAGTTGAAAAACAAGAAATAGAGCGACGGGTTGCAGAAGTCCTGAAAATGGTGCGTTTGGATGGTTTTGAGAAACGCTCTATTCGCAAATTGTCCGGTGGACAACGCCAACGAGTGGCTATTGCGCGTGCTATTGTCAATGAACCGCGGGTTGTTTTGCTGGATGAGCCTTTGTCTGCACTAGATTTGAAGTTGCGGAAAGACATGCAGTATGAATTGCGGGAATTACAGCAGCGTTTGGGAATTACCTTTGTCTTTGTCACCCATGACCAAGAAGAAGCACTGGCCATGAGCGACTGGATTTTTGTGATGAATGACGGGGAGATTGTGCAGTCAGGGACACCTGTTGATATATATGATGAACCTATCAATCACTTTGTAGCGACCTTTATCGGCGAATCCAATATTCTTCCAGGAAAGATGATTGAAGACTATCTGGTTGAATTTAATGGCAAACGATTTGAAGCCGTTGACGGAGGAATGCGTCCTAATGAGCAGGTGGAAGTCGTCATTCGTCCAGAAGATTTGCGGATTACACTTCCGGAAGAAGGAAAACTGCAAGTTAAGGTTGATACGCAGCTTTTCCGTGGCGTGCATTATGAGATTATCGCTTATGATGAATTGGGCAATGAGTGGATGATTCATTCGACTCGCAAGGCCATTGTCGGAGAAGAGATTGGGCTGGACTTTGAACCAGAAGACATTCATATCATGCGGCTTAATGAAACAGAGGAAGAGTTCGATGCTCGGATTGAAGAATATGTGGAAATGGAAGAGCAAGAGGCTGGCTTAATCAATGCCATTGAGGAGGAGCGCGATGAAGAAAACAACCTCTAA
- the murB gene encoding UDP-N-acetylmuramate dehydrogenase has translation MSTLEMLKSELNGIDIRFDEPLKQYTYTKVGGAADYLVFPRNRYELARVVKFANREQIPWMVLGNASNIIVRDGGIRGFVIMFDKLNGVAVDGYTIEAEAGANLIETTHIALHHSLTGFEFACGIPGSIGGAVFMNAGAYGGEISHILLSCKVLTRDGEIKNISAQDMKFGYRRSYVQQTGDVVISAKFSLAPGMHRVIRQEMERLTHLRQLKQPLEYPSCGSVFKRPVGHFAGQLISEANLKGHRIGGVEVSTKHAGFMVNVDNGTAADYENLIAHVIETVKAHSGVTLEREVRIIGEK, from the coding sequence ATGTCAACTTTAGAAATGTTAAAATCAGAATTAAACGGAATTGATATCCGTTTTGATGAACCTTTGAAACAATACACTTATACCAAAGTAGGTGGAGCTGCGGATTATTTGGTTTTTCCGCGAAATCGTTATGAATTGGCACGAGTGGTAAAATTTGCTAATCGGGAGCAGATTCCTTGGATGGTACTAGGGAATGCTAGCAATATCATCGTTCGCGACGGTGGTATTCGTGGTTTTGTGATTATGTTTGACAAATTAAACGGAGTGGCAGTAGATGGCTACACCATTGAAGCAGAGGCAGGTGCTAATCTCATTGAAACGACTCATATTGCACTTCATCATAGCCTGACAGGTTTTGAATTTGCTTGCGGGATTCCAGGGAGTATTGGCGGAGCTGTCTTTATGAATGCTGGTGCTTATGGTGGTGAAATTTCGCATATTTTACTTTCTTGTAAGGTGCTGACACGAGATGGAGAAATAAAAAATATTAGTGCTCAAGACATGAAATTTGGCTATCGCCGTTCTTACGTTCAACAGACAGGCGATGTGGTAATCTCTGCCAAGTTTTCCTTAGCACCAGGAATGCACCGTGTGATTCGTCAAGAAATGGAACGTTTGACCCACCTTCGTCAATTGAAGCAGCCTTTAGAGTATCCTTCTTGTGGCTCTGTTTTTAAACGTCCGGTGGGGCATTTCGCAGGGCAATTGATTAGTGAAGCAAATTTAAAAGGGCACCGCATTGGTGGGGTAGAAGTTTCGACAAAGCATGCAGGTTTTATGGTCAATGTTGATAATGGAACAGCAGCTGATTATGAAAATTTGATTGCACATGTGATTGAGACTGTCAAAGCTCATTCAGGTGTGACTTTGGAAAGAGAAGTCCGAATTATTGGCGAGAAGTGA
- the lepA gene encoding translation elongation factor 4 — protein MNVDELKKRQERIRNFSIIAHIDHGKSTLADRILEATDTVSSREMQAQLLDSMDLERERGITIKLNAIELNYRAKNGETYIFHLIDTPGHVDFTYEVSRSLAACEGAVLVVDAAQGIEAQTLANVYLALDNDLEILPVINKIDLPAADPERVRTEIEDVIGLDASEAVLASAKAGIGIEEILEQIVEKVPAPTGDVTAPLKALIFDSVYDAYRGVILQVRVMDGVVKPGDTIQLMSNGKTFDVTEVGIFTPKAVGRDFLATGDVGYIAASIKTVQDTRVGDTVTLANNPADEPLHGYKQMNPMVFAGLYPIESNKYNDLREALEKLQLNDASLQFEPETSQALGFGFRCGFLGLLHMDVIQERLEREFNIDLIMTAPSVIYKVNMTDGESLDVSNPSEFPEPTKIDSIEEPYVKAQIMVPQEFVGAVMELAQRKRGDFVTMDYIDENRVNVIYQIPLAEIVFDFFDKLKSSTRGYASFDYEISEYRKSSLVKMDILLNGDKVDALSFIVHKEFAYERGKLIVEKLKKIIPRQQFEVPIQAAIGQKIVARTDIKALRKNVLAKCYGGDVSRKRKLLEKQKAGKKRMKAIGSVEVPQEAFLSVLSMDDE, from the coding sequence ATGAATGTAGATGAATTAAAAAAGCGGCAGGAGCGGATTCGGAATTTCTCCATCATTGCTCACATTGACCACGGTAAGTCAACTTTGGCAGATCGAATTTTGGAAGCGACGGATACTGTATCCAGCCGGGAAATGCAAGCTCAACTTTTAGATAGTATGGATTTGGAAAGGGAGCGGGGCATTACTATTAAGCTCAATGCGATTGAACTTAATTATAGAGCTAAGAACGGTGAAACTTATATTTTTCATTTGATTGATACACCAGGGCATGTGGACTTTACTTATGAAGTATCCCGATCATTGGCAGCCTGTGAAGGGGCTGTTTTGGTGGTTGATGCAGCACAAGGCATTGAAGCACAAACTTTAGCCAATGTCTACCTCGCCTTGGATAATGATTTAGAAATTTTGCCGGTTATCAATAAAATTGACTTGCCTGCTGCTGATCCAGAGCGAGTACGGACTGAGATTGAAGATGTCATTGGTTTGGACGCAAGCGAAGCTGTGTTGGCTTCGGCTAAAGCTGGTATCGGGATTGAAGAGATTCTAGAGCAAATCGTGGAGAAAGTTCCTGCGCCGACAGGAGATGTGACCGCTCCACTCAAAGCCCTTATTTTTGACTCGGTTTATGATGCTTATCGTGGAGTTATTCTGCAAGTGCGCGTGATGGACGGAGTTGTGAAGCCAGGTGATACCATTCAGCTCATGAGTAATGGCAAGACTTTTGATGTAACTGAAGTGGGTATTTTTACTCCAAAAGCTGTTGGACGAGATTTTCTTGCAACAGGGGATGTTGGCTATATCGCAGCCTCTATCAAGACGGTGCAGGATACTCGGGTCGGAGACACGGTGACCTTGGCGAATAATCCCGCAGATGAACCACTTCATGGCTACAAGCAAATGAATCCGATGGTTTTTGCCGGACTTTATCCAATTGAATCAAATAAATATAATGATCTGCGAGAAGCTCTAGAAAAACTCCAACTTAATGATGCCAGTCTGCAATTTGAACCAGAAACGTCTCAGGCACTAGGTTTTGGTTTCCGTTGTGGGTTCCTCGGTTTGCTCCACATGGATGTGATTCAGGAACGTTTGGAGAGAGAGTTTAATATTGACTTGATTATGACGGCACCGTCGGTTATCTACAAGGTTAATATGACAGACGGCGAATCCCTTGATGTTTCCAATCCGAGCGAATTTCCAGAACCGACCAAGATTGATTCCATTGAAGAGCCTTATGTCAAAGCACAGATTATGGTGCCGCAGGAATTTGTCGGAGCAGTCATGGAATTGGCTCAACGTAAACGCGGTGACTTTGTGACTATGGACTATATCGATGAAAATCGGGTCAATGTCATCTATCAAATTCCGTTGGCAGAAATTGTCTTTGATTTCTTTGACAAACTAAAATCCTCAACTCGTGGTTATGCTAGCTTTGACTATGAAATCTCAGAATACCGCAAGTCGAGTCTCGTTAAAATGGATATTCTCCTTAATGGTGACAAAGTAGATGCTCTTAGCTTCATTGTTCACAAGGAATTTGCCTATGAACGCGGAAAATTGATTGTTGAAAAATTAAAGAAAATTATTCCGCGTCAGCAATTTGAAGTGCCGATTCAGGCAGCAATTGGTCAGAAAATTGTGGCACGGACAGACATCAAAGCTCTACGGAAAAATGTACTTGCCAAATGTTATGGTGGAGATGTTTCCCGTAAACGTAAGCTCTTGGAAAAACAAAAGGCTGGTAAGAAGCGGATGAAGGCCATCGGATCTGTTGAAGTGCCACAAGAAGCGTTCCTCAGCGTCCTCAGCATGGATGACGAGTGA
- a CDS encoding Cof-type HAD-IIB family hydrolase — translation MIKLIALDMDGTLLNSQKEIPQTHIQAIHQAIENGVKLVLCTGRPLVGVKPYYEQLGLSGENEYVIINNGCSTYQTKDWNLVAWKELSAEDMLYLDRITKQTPAQLTLFDEERYLVVDEKPSDLVTYDASLVFTTPTEISLEEAISGKNIMFQAMFLAQPDELDTFEKQFASQICQHLSGVRSQPVIYEAMPKGTTKATALKELAQRLDIKPQEIMAIGDANNDIEMLEFAGLGVAMGNSSDYVKKLADYVTDSNDENGVATAIEKLILNN, via the coding sequence ATGATTAAATTAATTGCATTAGATATGGATGGTACGCTTTTAAATAGTCAAAAAGAAATTCCCCAAACACATATTCAGGCTATTCATCAAGCTATCGAAAACGGAGTGAAGCTCGTTCTTTGTACAGGTCGTCCCTTGGTCGGAGTGAAACCTTACTATGAACAATTAGGATTGAGTGGCGAAAATGAATATGTCATTATTAACAACGGTTGCTCCACTTATCAAACGAAAGATTGGAATCTTGTTGCTTGGAAAGAGCTAAGTGCGGAGGATATGCTTTATCTGGATAGAATCACCAAGCAGACTCCTGCCCAACTAACTCTTTTTGACGAAGAACGCTATTTAGTAGTTGACGAAAAACCAAGCGACCTAGTCACCTATGACGCTAGCCTTGTCTTTACAACCCCAACAGAAATCAGTCTCGAAGAAGCTATCAGCGGCAAGAATATCATGTTCCAAGCTATGTTTCTAGCACAGCCTGATGAATTAGATACCTTTGAAAAGCAATTTGCAAGCCAGATTTGCCAGCATCTCAGCGGTGTTCGTTCCCAACCAGTCATTTACGAAGCTATGCCCAAAGGCACTACTAAAGCGACTGCTCTTAAGGAATTAGCTCAACGATTAGATATCAAGCCTCAAGAAATTATGGCAATTGGTGACGCCAATAATGACATCGAAATGCTAGAGTTTGCAGGTCTTGGTGTGGCTATGGGAAATTCCAGTGATTATGTAAAAAAACTCGCTGATTACGTTACAGATAGCAATGATGAGAACGGTGTCGCTACAGCTATTGAAAAACTCATTTTAAATAACTAA
- the pepT gene encoding peptidase T, giving the protein MKYPNLLNRFLTYVKVNTRSDETSTTTPSTQSQVDFATNILIPEMKRVGLENVYYLPNGYAIGTLPANDPSFTRKIGLISHMDTADFNAEGVNPQIIENYDGEAIPLGQSGFNLDPADFASLKKYKGQTLITTDGTTLLGSDDKSGIAEIMTAIEYLTAHPEIKHGEIRVGFGPDEEIGVGADKFDTIDFDVDFAYTVDGGPLGELQFETFSAASAEITFQGRNVHPGTAKGQMINALQLAIDFHNQLPEGARPELTDGYEGFYHLMNVEGTVEEAKASYIIRDFDTATFEQRKELMRSIVDKMNATLGGERVQLELKDQYYNMRQVIEKDMTPINLAKAVMEKLDIKPIIEPIRGGTDGSKISFMGIPTPNIFAGGENMHGRFEYVSLQTMERAVDTIIGIVSYKD; this is encoded by the coding sequence ATGAAATACCCTAATCTTTTAAACCGTTTTCTGACTTATGTTAAAGTCAATACACGCTCAGACGAGACCTCCACTACTACTCCCAGCACCCAGAGTCAAGTGGACTTTGCAACTAATATCCTTATCCCTGAGATGAAGCGGGTCGGCTTGGAAAATGTCTACTACTTACCTAACGGCTACGCCATCGGTACTCTTCCTGCAAATGACCCAAGTTTCACGCGCAAAATCGGTCTTATTTCTCACATGGACACCGCAGATTTCAACGCAGAAGGTGTCAATCCACAAATTATTGAAAATTATGATGGCGAAGCGATTCCGCTTGGGCAGTCTGGTTTTAATCTTGACCCTGCTGATTTTGCTAGTTTGAAAAAATACAAAGGACAAACCTTGATTACAACTGATGGAACAACCCTTCTCGGCTCTGATGATAAATCAGGTATTGCTGAAATCATGACAGCGATTGAGTATCTAACAGCTCACCCAGAAATCAAACACGGCGAAATTCGAGTTGGTTTTGGGCCGGATGAAGAAATTGGTGTCGGAGCTGACAAGTTTGATACGATAGATTTCGATGTAGATTTCGCTTATACGGTTGACGGTGGACCTCTCGGAGAACTTCAATTTGAAACTTTCTCTGCAGCTAGTGCAGAAATCACTTTCCAAGGACGCAATGTCCACCCAGGCACTGCCAAAGGACAAATGATTAACGCTCTGCAATTAGCCATTGACTTTCATAATCAATTGCCAGAAGGTGCTCGCCCAGAGCTGACAGACGGCTACGAGGGCTTCTACCACCTTATGAATGTAGAAGGAACTGTCGAAGAAGCAAAAGCAAGTTATATCATTCGTGACTTCGATACAGCAACTTTTGAGCAACGCAAAGAACTCATGCGCTCTATTGTCGATAAGATGAATGCAACGCTTGGAGGCGAACGTGTTCAGTTAGAGCTTAAAGATCAATACTACAATATGCGTCAAGTCATTGAAAAAGACATGACACCTATCAATCTTGCAAAGGCTGTTATGGAAAAATTGGACATCAAACCGATTATCGAACCTATTCGTGGCGGAACAGACGGCTCAAAGATTTCCTTTATGGGCATTCCGACACCAAATATCTTTGCCGGCGGTGAAAATATGCATGGACGCTTTGAATATGTCAGTCTGCAAACAATGGAACGCGCCGTTGATACTATTATTGGTATTGTTTCTTACAAAGACTAA
- a CDS encoding YoaK family protein codes for MMINNVKRKREFHSRSKFFAGLLTFCAGFIDAYTFIERGGTLVAGQTGNVVFLSVELIHHETGEIEVKLATMLAFMLGIFVLTIFKNNFENSLWRLSSILPLILVCGLTGFLPATVSNLFIVPPIGFCMGLVATAFGEVGGIVYNNSFMTGNIKKTMVAFGTYVRTKEKTYLAEGIFFVALLGSFVTGAIVSTYLIQFYLLKTIWLVAIILLVFLTFRMVQYIRRR; via the coding sequence ATGATGATAAATAATGTAAAAAGAAAAAGAGAATTTCATTCACGCTCGAAATTTTTTGCCGGTCTGCTGACTTTTTGTGCGGGATTTATTGATGCTTATACATTTATTGAAAGAGGCGGGACATTGGTTGCGGGTCAAACAGGAAACGTTGTGTTCTTGTCAGTTGAATTGATTCATCATGAGACAGGAGAAATAGAAGTGAAGTTGGCAACGATGCTGGCTTTTATGCTAGGCATTTTTGTGCTAACTATTTTCAAAAATAACTTTGAAAATTCTTTATGGCGCTTATCCAGCATTCTTCCACTGATTTTGGTTTGTGGACTTACAGGATTTCTACCAGCAACCGTGTCCAATCTTTTCATTGTTCCGCCGATTGGTTTTTGTATGGGGTTGGTGGCAACAGCTTTTGGTGAAGTGGGCGGCATTGTCTACAATAATTCCTTTATGACGGGCAATATCAAAAAAACAATGGTTGCTTTTGGTACTTATGTGCGGACAAAAGAAAAAACTTACTTAGCAGAAGGCATTTTCTTCGTTGCTTTATTAGGAAGTTTTGTGACAGGAGCGATTGTTTCCACTTATTTGATACAATTTTATTTGTTGAAAACAATCTGGCTTGTAGCTATTATTTTACTAGTATTTTTAACTTTTAGAATGGTGCAATACATTCGCAGAAGATAA
- the udk gene encoding uridine kinase, whose amino-acid sequence MQNRPIIIGVTGGSGGGKTSVSRAILSNFPNEKISMIEHDSYYKDQSHLTFEERIKTNYDHPFAFDTDLMIEQIKELLAGRPVDIPTYDYTAHTRSDRTYRQDPQDVFIVEGILVLEDKRLRDLMDIKIFVDTDDDVRIIRRIKRDMDERGRSLDSVIEQYLGVVKPMYHQFIEPTKRYADVIIPEGASNTVAIDLITTKIEKILQEAREQ is encoded by the coding sequence ATGCAAAATAGACCGATTATTATTGGCGTTACTGGTGGTTCTGGCGGCGGTAAGACGAGTGTTTCAAGAGCCATTCTGTCAAATTTTCCAAATGAAAAGATTTCTATGATTGAGCATGATTCTTATTATAAGGATCAGTCACATTTGACGTTTGAAGAGCGAATCAAGACCAATTATGACCATCCTTTTGCTTTTGATACAGATTTGATGATTGAGCAAATCAAGGAATTGTTGGCAGGACGTCCAGTAGATATTCCGACGTATGACTATACAGCTCATACACGCAGTGATAGAACGTATCGTCAAGATCCTCAAGATGTCTTCATTGTAGAAGGGATTCTGGTTTTAGAGGACAAACGCTTACGTGATTTAATGGACATTAAGATTTTTGTGGATACAGATGATGATGTTCGAATCATTCGTCGGATTAAGCGAGATATGGATGAGCGTGGACGTAGTTTAGACAGTGTCATTGAGCAATATCTAGGTGTGGTAAAACCTATGTATCATCAGTTTATCGAGCCTACGAAGCGCTATGCGGATGTGATTATTCCAGAAGGAGCTTCTAATACAGTAGCGATTGATTTGATTACAACGAAAATTGAAAAAATCTTGCAGGAAGCAAGAGAGCAATAG